tccttccaaTCTGATATCTGCCTCTTTATTCCAGAAAGTTGAACATACTTCTCGCGCAGCTCATCGGCGGTGATGGACTCCAGGGGAAACTCGTCGATAGATGGCGCATCGACCTCGAACACAtggtcctcctcccactttTGCTGGTATCTCTGTAGACCAAGGCGCATTGGCCGCGAGTTAGCCCAGCTCCCATAGCCTCCTGATAGGTGTATTTGTCTTCAGGTGGAAGGCGCACCTTTTCAATCTCAATAAGGGCATCTCTCTTCTCGGTACCCCTGAgctccttggtcttggagGAGACAGCCAAGGTCTCCATGGccttggggagggtggtgtcggCCATactgtggttgttgtcgcAAAACACCGAATCGTTCGTTCGCACCGGCTTGCTAGAATTGGATATGTGTAAGTGGTGGTAAGAAAGGGAACGGTTTCTTGGGGGCAGAAATAAACCGGGGGCCCGATTTCGCAACAGCGGCAACAGGCAGGGGACTACACACCTTGGACTTGTTTTGAGTCAGGGACACGGGAACCTCACACACGCTCTCGTAGGCAGGGGAAATTTTGGCGGATGACTCCGCTGTCCGGCTGGCGACGGTACGGCACCATGGAATGGAGGGGCAAGAGCGCAACGCGGGGTTAATTCAAAAATCAGAGTGGGGAATAACCCACCACACAGCTGTGGCGGACAGGGGGTGAGCTGTGGCTTCTACCGGGATTCTAGCCACAGTTCAACCCAGCTTTGCCGTCAGGGCAATTATTTCTCTTGGCATTTTATAACGGTCATCGTCAGTCTTGGAGTCAATTCCATCCAAGTCTTGTCTTCGATAGCTCCCCCGTTTTCACAGCTCAGACATATCGCGCAGCCCACCATGTTCCCCACACTCATCAGACGCCTTGCACAGGCGCCCAAACCGCAAATACTCGAATCCGCACCCAAAGCCGCAAGCGAAGTACCCAAAACGAAGCTCAAGAAAGTCTGGCCACCTGACATGATGACCATGtccccgcagcagcagctcaggTTTGAGAAGAAGTACAAAAGGAGGCTTAAGATGGCTACCCTCCGACCAGGGTGGGATAAGGGCGTGCGGTTGGCGCAATACTTTACAATCACATGTGGGTAGCTCTCCTTATATGCCCGTGCTGCCAAGTGATATTGTATTAATTGGCCTCTTTGTAGTTGTGCTTGTATATACGGCCCTCTTTATGGATTGGAAGGAAATGCCGAATCCTTATGGCGGAGTAAGCCATCTATCCCACCTTTCCCTCCTGCTCCATCCTTCTAACAGCCTCTCAAAAGATTCGGGAGTCATTTTGGGGATTCTTCGGCTCCTTTACCGAAGATACAAGAACGCTGGAACCTGCCCAacagcccaagcccaagagaCCTTAGACTCTTGgttccaacaccctcctaCATGTATTATAGTGTTCTCATCATCCGGAGTTCTGGCGTCGGAATACCCTGCAATAAATGGCGGCCGTTTGTATACCAACATATTGATGCTTGGTTCTCGTCTGTCTTTTAGGTGTCATGGAGAATATCACCTGCCATGCCAGACAAAGTTCCCACCCATTCCCTGGaatccagcagcagccatagCTCCCAGTCctgctcctccgccacccctTGATCCCTCATTGACCGGCCTCTTGGCCACTGCTCCTTGTGCCCTTACACCCGCAACAATGCGCTCCATATTCGTCTCTATTACCACGCCGCCCACGATCATCTCGCCCAGTGTAGCATGTAGCGTCTCAAAGTTGAAGATCAAGTCCAGCTCACAGACGTTCTCAAATAATCTGTCCAGCGCCTCAACATAGACTTGAATAAGATCGATTAGTGCCAGTGGGGACTCGGTGGATGTTGAAATGACAATGAAGTAGAGTGTAGCGTAGTGACGGTAGGTTACGAGGGAAGGGACATCATTCTGTTCtgtggccgaggaggaggacgaggaggtgCCTGAGGCGGCCAGTAAGGGTGGTAAAGGCAGGAAGTTGCAGGATCCGGGGGCGCGGTTGGAAACCAAGGTGAAGATCTCGGAGATGAGCCGTTGCTGGATGGAGGTTTCCTAAAGCAACAAAAGATGCAGAGGTTAGTGGGGTTGGCAAGGCCGGTTGGGCTGGAAGAAATAGACGAGAAAACATAATTACCAGCTGGGTGTAGAACTTTGTTAGGCGAGGCTGGCCTTGGCCGTTGAAGACTAGGAATGCGTTGATCATGGCTTGTGTGATTGCGGTGCGGTACGTGGTTTCTTGCGACTGATGCGTTTTGCAATGTTCCTGCGTTGGCTGGTGGGGGATGACGTGAAGCGTGCCAGCTAGCCAGGGACCTTGATAGCCCAGCGGACCGTGCGCCTGGCTCTCGGTTATCGTACTATTGGCCTGGTCCTGCCTGCCGCGAGCGGGTTAAAGGAAAATGTGGGGTAGCTGCCTCTCAAGGCTCAAAGCTCCCGTCCTGTCAATGTCATGGAACCAAGCTCGAATTGATCCTGGCTCCCATCTTCACTTCATTAACTTCAAGCTCACCATCTTCGTTGTTTGCATTGGTGACTGTGCTTATTATTTGGTATAAGCAGTATCAGCAACTCGCTCTTTGGCGGTTTGTGTATCTCATCTCTTCCACACAGCAAACACTCACCATACAATCACCTGCAATGGTTCGCTCAGGTCTCGCCAAGCTTGCCCGTGTGGTGGCCAGCCGTGGCATCCAGACGACTCGTGCCTCGCGCGCCACTCTTCCCAGCCTTTCAGCAGCTTCCACTTTCGTCCCAGCATTGCCACGGGCCTCTGCCCTCTCCGCCCGCTTCATTTCCAAGAGCTCGGCCACCCGCCACCAGGGCATCACCCCGGACAATCAGGATGTCACTCCAAAGGAGGAGACCCCGAAGCCCATCCGGACCCCAGCTGAAATCACAGACTCAGAGTACCATGCCCTGGCCGATGAGTATATGGACAGGCTCTTGCATCACCTCGAGGACCTAGCCGAGAGGAGAAgtgagatggatgttgagTACTCTGTGCGTTGCTTCCGATCTCTCCCATATGTTACATCCAACACAGCACTAACACCCAATCTCCAGGCTGGTGTCATGACCGTAGACTTTGGCCAAGACACCGGCACCTATGTGATCAACAAGCAGCCCCCCAACAAGCAAATCTGGCTCTCGTCTCCCATGTCGGGCCCCAAGCGTTACGATTACGTCGTCCTTGGTGAAGGTCAACATGAGAAGCAGGACACCGCGGCCGGAGACTGGGTGTACCTGAGGGACGGCACCACCTTGTCCGAGCTTTTCAAAAAGGAGATCGGTGTCGATATTAGTATGTCGATCGGTCAATATGGCGAACAGCCTCATTAGCATCGTTAGTTGGTGTGTGAGCATTTTGACGATTTTATGAATAGGGGATGACTGCAGGCATGTCAGCGTGTTTTGACTGGCTTTATTCATGTTAGCTAcctctggtgttgttggagcaGCAGTTAGGATCACGAGGTAGTCAATGTTTTGTACAATAGTGTATGATATGGCAATTGATGAGGGAAATGCCCAAATCAACAGTTTCGTCCGTAGGGACATTCAGTGCTTTGTTCAAACTCTCAAGTGCGTCATTGCCAGTTCAACTTGGTCAAATCATCATTCGTCCTTGCAAACGCCACATGATACTTCTGCGGGTGACTTCGGTGCTATGTGCTGTCAAACTGATGCCCAAAACCATAAAATGTTTGCTGGCTCGGGAACAAACAGAACACAACAGTCTAGGCTCAACATGAAGGCGTTTTGCAAAGGGGGGACAACTCAAATACAAACCCCCACGTTTCATTTCAAAGtcacagacacacacaatGGAAGCCTCAACCCACATGCCCCAAACAACTTCCTCGGCCACCAgtagcaacagcagcacaaCAGATAGCTCAGCAGGGCCAAGAAATGAATATTCAGGAGAGAGAGTTGAGTTCTGTGTCAAAAACAGACCAACTAGCCAGATACTTGGAGGCCAGTATCATGCTCACTGGTATCGTAATTCTGCAGAGTAGCTAACAGCTGAGCTTCAGCAACTCAGCGTCTTTGTAGAACTGCCAATATATCTTCTCAAGTGCACAAGGAACCCCTTCACAAAGGCATGAACAAAACATCTCAGTCAAAACATGGCATATAATTAGCAGGGACCAAATTGAGCCGCCAACTCCGCCCCCCATTCTACCTCCCAGTGACATAAAAAGACAAATCCTCCATCTCAGTCCCAAATACCACCCATGTCCATTCCCAAATCCCCTacattcccccctcccattaTTACCTCTCCCCCTTACAACCCTAAATCCTTATCCGCAAACCCTACCTTCCCACCCCCGATATCAAAAACAGCATACACTGCCTTCAAAAAGATAtcccccaaaatcccaaaCTCCTCACTCATGAAAGGCTGCAAACCCCCCATACACCGCCCCGGCAAATCATCATACGTGGTATAATTCATATACCTCCCAGGAATCCTCGCCACCCACCCATTCGCAAACCCAATCTCGAAATCCGGCAACGTGGTATTGCAAGGATAGTGCCACAGCCCCCCAAAAGACCTGTCCGAAGTCGCGTTGGGCACCGCGTCGTAGTACATGTTCACAATATCCGGAGACAACAACATGAGCGTCGTGCCCGTGTCGGCAATCACCCGCCACTGGGAGATGTACCAATAGTTATGTCCGACAACATGCAGACCCGTAAAGTTAAACTCCCAAAAGGTCGAATTGGGCAGGAGTGGCGTGTAATTGATCTCTCCAATgtgtcggtggtggtcgaTGTAACCAAACGTGTAGGCTCCTTCATCTGATTGGTACCGCAAGTCAGCTGTGAAGACCGGTTTGTCGAGATGACTTTTGAGGGTTGAAAGAACGGTAGGCTGCTTGGGTCTGACCTGGCTGTGGAGGTTATACGCCAAACCAAAAATGCCGTCAATGTCCTTGTCCGAGGAGAGCGATTGGGAGACGTCCACAGCGGATTGAACCACCGCGTTGTGAAGAGGGATTCCCCCAATGTCGATGCTGTCGTGATAGACGTGGCCCCAGGCGTAACTACTGTCGCCGTAGGTGATCCTCCACTCGCTTCCGTTTAGGAGCTCGGCGGTGGACGACTTTTCCAACTCAAAGATGTCTTCGCGGCgcgtcttggtcttggtctcGGAGGAGTAGACCCAAACGTCGGCGCTGCCGGTGTCGAGGTCGACGTTGAGGTACTGGAAGGGTGTTCCGAATCCGACTCGGCTGAGGTATTCGCGATCACCCATAATGCTCTCCGCGTTGACATCGCCCGCTAATCGACACGGGTTAGTCAAGATACCTTCTTCATGAAGGGGGGAGTTTGTTTCAACTTactttctcctcctcctctgaaACTGTTTGTCGCATTATCCAGCTCGTCATCCATAGGCACACCCCATTTCTTGAGAGCGCGAGAATACTGCAGACGACCATTGGGAGCATACCCAGGATTTCGGGGCAGGTCGACAGTAACCGACCTTTTCGTCACCTTCTGGCCGGTCGAGGTAGGAATGGCATGAATGAAAGTCGAAAAAATGCTCATCAAGAGCATAAAGAATAAGGTGGCCATCGTATCGATGCCCAAAAGGGAGCGGGAATGGGGATCGAGTGAAAAATAaatgaagaaaaagagagagtgACTGgtaaaaggaaaagaaaaagtcgtGAGGGAGCGAACGAGTCTTGTTTTATTGAAAGGCAGGtgaataaataaaaaagagtGGTGTGATGTGGTGCTGTCGGTCAGGAGCCGTGCcaggttgatgttggcagaCAGGTGTCACAGGTTGAGTGAGGTTGCTCTTCCCCGGCGGCTACCGACAGGGCGTACCTACCTAAGGTAAGGAAATAAAGAATCTGGGATGCGTGGAAAAGGTCGAAAGATGCAAGCAAGCGGAGCGTGGAAATAACTGAGATCCCCGGCCATGTGTCACAGGAGGAAGGCACCACTGAAGGTGAGGGGACCATCCACCGCTCAACAATGCTTATTTTGGAGCAACATAGTGGGATCAAAAAAGAACCTCCACTGCCTCATGTGGGGTCGGTCAGCGTCGTCATGTTGTTTATTGTGTTCCTGTAACCATTCTCTCTTTCTCGCAAACGCTCCCCCTTACCAAtcacaccctctccctcgcgCCTTTGGATCCCCCTCCGACCTCGAGCCGCCTTGGAAACACTCGAGaaatcttctcctccgagGTCTCTCTGCCCATCCAAggtcatcccatcccccatcaacccctttaTTTCCCTCTGTCTCAGTCCCCCCTCGTCCTTCGAAACCAAAAATTTATAACCAATTCTCCCCGTGTCACCCTCAGGGCGTCCCCATTCAGGGCCCCTTCCACAAAAACCGGCCATCCACATTATTTCCACGACTCACCTTCACTACACGTTGCCAACAcgcccccccctctcaaccGACCGCTTACCCGCATGTACATTACATTACCTACCTCTTCTCATCTCACAGAAAAGacctcagcagcaagacgTGTCCATCCGCTGTCGTGCCCACCGCTCGTTTCCACCGCAAGCCTCTCTGTACACTACTAACCTCGCCCGGGATACCTTAACTTCCTCAATCCAAACTCCTGGATACTTGCAGAACCCATCACACGAAgcacaaaaagaaaagaacgGAGAATCCCGACCACCTAAAACCCAGATGACTGGATACTCGCAGTCCATTGCCCATCTGGCACTGGAAACACagaacacacacacacataacAAAACTCACACATGACCTGCACTCAGCCCAAAAAGGAGAGACTCGGGTGCCACCCATGTGGATATAGCTGAACATCCTGAGAGTTGTGCACAACACCGGAAAAATGCATGATTTTTTCATAGTTATTCGTTGTGGTAGTTTACTTTCCAGTAAGTAGTGCAAAGACAACTTTCCATGATGCCGacatgcttgctgctgcaaTTCGAGATATGCGTCTATGTACAATATgtcctctctcttcccctaTCCTGACCTCAACactctctcctcttttcccCCGTCTTTCCCATCGTCTGCCCACCCTCCCGAACCAGATATATCACCATGTATACTTATCTGATCCATATTCCCTTGTACAccgtcttcatctccccctaTAGTTTCGTTCCTCGTGTCATTATTCTGTAGTCAAATCGATACCCAGAGGTTGTGTAAAAACCCAAGTTCATCCaaacacaaaacaaaagaatgTTATTGAGAAGAGAATGccccaaaaaaagaacaagaggagaagagctACCAAGGGAGAATAAACAAAAGTGCAGTCAAGAGAAGTCGGCGGGCAGATGTAGGTTTGGACGGCGGGGAAACGAGGAAACAAGGCGAGCTTGGCGTGCATACGCCTTCTCCACATGGGCGCGTGGAGTAAAACGTCAGGGCTGCAGCTGCTCGTGTGCTAAGGTCGAGGATGAAGCAAGTCAAACTGCCGGCGAGAAATTGGTGAAAATAGGGGTATTATTAGAAATGTGGCTGGCAGCGTACGTGGCGTGGTATGGCGTCGCGGTCAGCAAGAGGGTATTATGCGTGGTGGAAAAATGTCATCATCGATGATATATGTGTGGCTGTAGGGCGTGTATGATATGGTCGTCGCGTAAAAAAGTGATGATGGCCGTGATGCTCGCATGAGGTGGAAAACAAGAAACGCAAGGGGGAGAGACAATCTAGGAATCCTGTCGTCTTTCACGGTCACCGTCTGAAAGGCCGGGAACAATAACATAGTCAGCAAATGTTGTACTCGAGGACATGGACGACGCGGTCAAGGATTTGATCGAGTCGGCATCCCCTCCGACTGGCGCAGGGACATGAGGATGAGGCATGGAACCTCGCGCAGGTGCCGCAGAGGGGTACCCGTGCAGGTGCGTTTGCGATTGTGCGTGCGCATAGCCTGGTGCTGCCGCGGCTCCAGTCGAtcggggatggtggtgatgaggacggAGGACGAGATGGCGATATTCACCTTCGCTTTCCACAGGTGTGGGCGGGAGAGCTCCCGGAACGGCCTGCTGGCCTTGCCGCGCTGTTCCTGGGcggctgccgccgccataCTTGTGTTGGTCTTTCTCGGCCGCCGAGGCTGCTGTCCTCGAGCTGTCGCCAGCACCCGTCTGTGGCTTGCCTCCCTTCAACCGCTCTTCCATCTCACGAATGCGCCGCTCGAGGGCCTCGAGCTCCGAAGTCTGGTtgtcaatctccttcttcctaAACGTGGGTGCCGTCTGTCAGTGTCCAGAACTTCGGCATCgtgaggggttgaggtgCTTGCTGCATTGCGCGCGCAACGCCCAAGCTCCTGGTGGGGTTCAGGGAGAGCTGCCTGCGACTGACCGTTTATCAACTTGCTCGTCGAGGTCTGCAACACTGTTGTCGATGCGGAAAATGTTCATGAGCTCTTCCGAAAACACTTTGGCAATAGTCCTGCATAATTGGGCAACAGCTGTCAGTTTTGGACCCTTCGATCGGTGGGCATTAGGGAGAAACGCACGATTGCGGGCGGCGGCCATTGGGCTTCCAGTCGCGGTCGAGCTCTTCGTCAGTGGGAGACATTTTGGTGACAGTTGTGAGGGATAAAACGGTGCGACGGTTGGAGAAAAGCCGTTGGGAACGGGGAGACAAGATGGCCGAGGTCGAAGAACGATGAGGTGCTGGGTCGGGATCGAGTTGAGTCGAAGGTCGAGTCGAGCGAGGTTGCCAGTTTCAAGGCAAGTCCCGTTCATAATTAAAGGGTCCCAGCTGGCTGGCAAGCGGCAGGGGGGTTTAGTGAGTGCCCTTGTGCTGTGCACTGCGACCCAAGTGTGTCACCAGCCCAAGAGCCTAATTTGGGATGGTCGCGCCGATAGCCAGGGGTTTAGTGCCGCATGGACAATGCAATGAGTGTCTGGAGATCCAAAGCATGTCGGAATAAAGAAGAGGTGATATCGGAAACGTGATGGGTGTCGTCTCCCCGTCATTGACCTTTTTTGCTATCTAGATCCGTCCAGATGACGAGGTGTTGCTGTCCCTCCTGACTCAACACCTCACTGAGGAACCGACAGCctgccttgatcttgatggAAACTGGCACGGCAATTCATATCCGGCGAGTGTCTCCGCGATGCGGTCATTCCGAGTGGTTTTTCTCTTCCTTAATAAAACAACGCTGCGCCAAGAGGCGTCTGTAATGTGTCTCTCGACGAGTGGGCGGCAAATGTTTGTGGGATAGCTGAGATTTGGATCATCTCCACGAAGCCCCACTGTGAGATTAGCATAACTTTGAGACAGCGATTTGTGCTCATGGGCGCATGAATTTTTCATTTCTTCAACATCTGATTCAGCATATATACTTTGTATTCACAGGATCATCCTTTTTGGCCACAAGGAGAGAACATCACGGGTC
The window above is part of the Podospora bellae-mahoneyi strain CBS 112042 chromosome 3, whole genome shotgun sequence genome. Proteins encoded here:
- a CDS encoding hypothetical protein (EggNog:ENOG503P72Z) encodes the protein MFPTLIRRLAQAPKPQILESAPKAASEVPKTKLKKVWPPDMMTMSPQQQLRFEKKYKRRLKMATLRPGWDKGVRLAQYFTITFVLVYTALFMDWKEMPNPYGGIRESFWGFFGSFTEDTRTLEPAQQPKPKRP
- the APS3 gene encoding Sigma-adaptin 3A (COG:U; BUSCO:EOG09265FGA; EggNog:ENOG503P0ZV) yields the protein MINAFLVFNGQGQPRLTKFYTQLETSIQQRLISEIFTLVSNRAPGSCNFLPLPPLLAASGTSSSSSSATEQNDVPSLVTYRHYATLYFIVISTSTESPLALIDLIQVYVEALDRLFENVCELDLIFNFETLHATLGEMIVGGVVIETNMERIVAGVRAQGAVAKRPVNEGSRGGGGAGLGAMAAAGFQGMGGNFVWHGR
- a CDS encoding hypothetical protein (COG:P; EggNog:ENOG503P5Z6; BUSCO:EOG092659DX); this encodes MVRSGLAKLARVVASRGIQTTRASRATLPSLSAASTFVPALPRASALSARFISKSSATRHQGITPDNQDVTPKEETPKPIRTPAEITDSEYHALADEYMDRLLHHLEDLAERRSEMDVEYSAGVMTVDFGQDTGTYVINKQPPNKQIWLSSPMSGPKRYDYVVLGEGQHEKQDTAAGDWVYLRDGTTLSELFKKEIGVDISMSIGQYGEQPH
- a CDS encoding hypothetical protein (EggNog:ENOG503NV31; COG:O; MEROPS:MER0000928) — encoded protein: MATLFFMLLMSIFSTFIHAIPTSTGQKVTKRSVTVDLPRNPGYAPNGRLQYSRALKKWGVPMDDELDNATNSFRGGGETGDVNAESIMGDREYLSRVGFGTPFQYLNVDLDTGSADVWVYSSETKTKTRREDIFELEKSSTAELLNGSEWRITYGDSSYAWGHVYHDSIDIGGIPLHNAVVQSAVDVSQSLSSDKDIDGIFGLAYNLHSQVRPKQPTVLSTLKSHLDKPVFTADLRYQSDEGAYTFGYIDHHRHIGEINYTPLLPNSTFWEFNFTGLHVVGHNYWYISQWRVIADTGTTLMLLSPDIVNMYYDAVPNATSDRSFGGLWHYPCNTTLPDFEIGFANGWVARIPGRYMNYTTYDDLPGRCMGGLQPFMSEEFGILGDIFLKAVYAVFDIGGGKVGFADKDLGL
- a CDS encoding hypothetical protein (EggNog:ENOG503P721), whose product is MSPTDEELDRDWKPNGRRPQSTIAKVFSEELMNIFRIDNSVADLDEQVDKRKKEIDNQTSELEALERRIREMEERLKGGKPQTGAGDSSRTAASAAEKDQHKYGGGSRPGTARQGQQAVPGALPPTPVESEDGDRERRQDS